In Primulina huaijiensis isolate GDHJ02 chromosome 16, ASM1229523v2, whole genome shotgun sequence, a single genomic region encodes these proteins:
- the LOC140961125 gene encoding uncharacterized protein yields the protein MKDEESQKSHTTTSGGRNTCSAESCSIKKYGQGFEELFVKGKYRFWALAAIVLLALWSMFTGSVTLKLSAVDLKLPSSHDLDSSTTHANLDVLDVEEREKTVKEMWNAYKYSNIIRLPSFFRDAFGAAYQDLTSEVSSVRDAALLEIAKMSFTSKDFYKTSPVQSTT from the exons ATGAAAGATGAAGAATCCCAAAAGTCCCACACAACTACCAGTGGTGGTAGAAACACGTGTTCAGCTGAAAGTTGCAGTATCAAGAAATATGGCCAAGGTTTCGAGGAACTCTTTGTCAAAGGCAAATACAGGTTTTGGGCTTTGGCTGCTATTGTTTTGCTTGCATTGTGGTCGATGTTTACTGGTTCAGTCACTCTGAAACTCTCGGCTGTAGATCTTAAGCTGCCCTCCTCACATGATTTGGATAGTTCCACCACGCATGCCAATCTTGATGTTCTG GATGTGGAAGAAAGGGAAAAAACGGTGAAAGAAATGTGGAATGCATACAAGTACAGTAATATCATTAGGCTGCCAAGCTTTTTTCGAGACGCATTTGGGGCAGCGTACCAGGACTTGACCAGTGAGGTATCAAGTGTGCGGGATGCTGCCCTTTTGGAGATTGCCAAGATGTCGTTCACGTCCAAGGACTTTTATAAGACATCTCCCGTTCAATCTACTACTTAG
- the LOC140961556 gene encoding probable protein phosphatase 2C 55: protein MPSNCFSALSHVIWKGIRGTISGRERGIRDQVDVLIDQGKKLIYQSNSLSSAKFTDLHVFVRPGSLAAAQANLHTANRRKNISVVGAFSRTISIPSVSGPSFQVCGYHIECLLSEPNKVLGNNSQKELMSVCGSSSALTRCSISNLNSRPVQPCVAAYHSFSSYSRRSFDISRKVSMSLGNKEQPNNFFLYGYFTYNAVKRKGNGNTFLGFGFEGFHLLSPSYSSAGTAHDVSFENSTREEQHLSFADSSELSIPTGRTLKLKSGSCYLPHPDKEETGGEDAHFICTDKPAIGVADGVGGWADLGVNAGYYARELMSNSVNAVQDEPRGSIDTARVLEKAHASTKAKGSSTACIIALTDQGLHAINLGDSGFMVVRDGSTVFRSPVQQHDFNYTYQLESGDAGDLPSSGQVFTVPIAPGDVIIAGTDGLFDNLYNNDITAVVVHAVRAGLAPQVTAQKIAALARERALDKNRQTPFSTAAQEAGFHYYGGKLDDITVVVSFITSDQNEEGLLTNSSK, encoded by the exons ATGCCATCTAATTGTTTCTCAGCCCTTTCTCACGTAATCTGGAAAGGAATCCGGGGAACAATATCTGGAAGAGAACGTGGAATACGAGATCAGGTAGATGTTTTGATTGACCAAGGGAAAAAGCTTATTTACCAATCAAATTCTTTATCCTCTGCGAAATTCACCGATCTGCACGTATTTGTGCGTCCTGGCAGTCTTGCTGCCGCTCAGGCAAATTTGCATACAGCCAATCGTAGAAAGAATATTTCAGTTGTTGGAGCATTTTCTCGCACAATTTCTATACCTTCTGTATCAGGTCCTTCGTTTCAAGTTTGTGGATATCACATCGAGTGTCTGCTATCAGAGCCTAATAAAGTTTTGGGCAATAATTCTCAAAAGGAACTTATGTCTGTCTGTGGATCTAGTTCAGCTCTCACTCGCTGCTCTATCAGTAATTTGAACTCTAGGCCTGTTCAACCTTGTGTGGCTGCTTATCATTCTTTCAGTTCATACAGCAGAAGAAGCTTTGACATTAGTAGAAAAGTGAGCATGAGTTTGGGAAACAAAGAGCAGCCGAATAACTTCTTTCTCTATGGGTATTTCACATACAATGCTGTGAAGCGAAAGGGAAATGGCAATACATTCCTGGGATTTGGTTTTGAGGGTTTTCATCTATTATCACCTTCTTATTCCTCGGCTGGGACTGCTCATGATGTGTCCTTTGAAAATTCTACTAGGGAGGAACAACATTTAAGTTTTGCAGATTCATCAGAGCT GAGCATCCCAACGGGCAGGACACTGAAACTAAAATCTGGGTCATGTTACCTGCCTCATCCTGACAAAGAAGAAACTGGTGGAGAGGATGCTCATTTCATTTGTACTGATAAACCAGCAATTGGTGTAGCTGATGGCGTTGGTGGATGGGCTGATCTTGGTGTCAATGCAGGGTATTATGCTCGTGAGTTAATGTCTAATTCGGTTAATGCAGTGCAAGATGAACCAAGAGGTTCCATTGACACAGCCAGAGTCCTTGAGAAAGCCCATGCCAGCACAAAAGCGAAAGGGTCTTCCACTGCTTGTATTATTGCTCTCACAGATCAG GGTCTCCATGCCATTAATTTGGGGGATAGTGGGTTTATGGTTGTTAGAGATGGAAGTACAGTTTTTAGATCCCCTGTTCAGCAGCATGATTTCAATTATACTTATCAGCTGGAGAGTGGTGACGCTGGAGATTTACCGAGCTCTGGACAG GTATTTACCGTCCCCATTGCTCCCGGAGATGTCATAATTGCTGGGACTGATGGCCTTTTTGACAATTTGTACAACAATGACATTACTGCGGTTGTGGTCCATGCTGTGAGAGCTGGTTTAGCACCTCAAGTGACTGCACAGAAAATAGCAGCGTTGGCGCGGGAACGGGCACTTGACAAAAACCGACAGACTCCTTTCTCTACTGCAGCCCAAGAAGCTGGATTCCATTATTATGGTGGGAAGCTTGACGATATCACTGTAGTTGTTTCTTTTATCACCAGTGACCAAAAT GAGGAAGGCCTTCTAACGAACAGCTCTAAATAG
- the LOC140960810 gene encoding APO protein 4, mitochondrial produces the protein MILRNRKLWSNCSMIPDEMREGFRFYGTKSNSRLDFKKLRPMILNRIEERSKEYPVKGMLQVAREVVGARNALYDGVSTLINHFPVWSCKYCPEVYIGEGGHLIQTCPGYRHHAKNKVHNWVKGGINEVIVPVETYHLQKMFQKVIEHHERFDHDRIPAILELCLQAGVNVNDPTLSLSTTSSHSPRNDNIIPESLSDYDLRTLGIRTLKAWEILRSGVQKLLLVYPARVCKHCLEVHVGPSGHKARMCGVFKFESWNGIHFWEKAKVDDLVPPNIVWFRRRQDPPVLLDSGRNFYGHSPAVVDLCSKAGAVVPSKYYCMMKMDGITAPV, from the exons ATGATTCTCAGAAATCGGAAACTCTGGTCGAACTGTTCCATGATTCCTGATGAAATGAGGGAGGGGTTCAGATTTTACGGCACAAAATCCAATTCCAGGTTGGATTTCAAGAAGCTTAGACCCATGATATTGAATCGAATTGAGGAACGGTCTAAGGAATATCCTGTCAAAGGCATGCTCCAGGTAGCCCGCGAAGTTGTTGGGGCCCGAAATGCCCTCTACGATGGCGTTTCGACCCTTATCAATCACTTTCCCGTATGGTCTTGCAA ATACTGCCCAGAAGTGTACATTGGTGAAGGTGGTCATTTGATTCAAACTTGCCCGGGTTACAGGCATCATGCAAAGAACAAGGTCCATAATTGGGTTAAAGGAGGCATAAATGAAGTGATAGTCCCAGTAGAAACATATCATTTGCAGAAAATGTTTCAGAAAGTAATCGAACACCACGAAAGATTTGATCATGATCGAATTCCTGCAATCTTGGAACTGTGTCTCCAGGCAGGTGTAAATGTTAACGATCCTACTCTTTCTTTGAGTACCACTAGCTCACATAGTCCAAGGAACGATAATATCATACCCGAATCATTATCAGACTATGATTTGAGAACATTAGGTATACGAACACTAAAAGCATGGGAGATTTTGAGATCAGGGGTGCAAAAGTTATTGTTAGTATATCCTGCAAGAGTTTGTAAGCATTGCTTAGAAGTTCATGTAGGGCCATCTGGACACAAAGCTCGTATGTGTGGGGTTTTTAAGTTTGAGAGTTGGAACGGGATTCATTTCTGGGAGAAGGCGAAAGTTGATGACTTGGTTCCCCCGAATATAGTTTGGTTTAGGAGGCGACAAGATCCGCCTGTACTTCTTGACAGTGGACGCAATTTTTATGGGCATTCTCCAGCTGTGGTGGACCTGTGTAGCAAGGCTGGTGCAGTGGTGCCGTCAAAATACTATTGTATGATGAAAATGGACGGCATAACGGCTCCTGTTTGA
- the LOC140961228 gene encoding uncharacterized protein — MEEYMHSKIPNKNSESLDYEDVFGGPPRRFSMQEVRVRRSLGDLLASEHGGTPSTLRPKEKLRFSEASVARRPNLSNNFFDDIFRGDESYSSPTRTHHDWENLLGSSQSWRITSPAIRAELFGTSLPTQSSLPAKWRKAAFSPSVSKNQGQFDGTTNQMDTTRSSSSSFRFYHRSPFASFSSEDSSSTATPDPNDNVQSLKKNTNPMESPASGDRFHFSIYKWAGRGVPVLTPHIERSNVKESSTNDKFSRPSGKTEGEFTRKESPKVMMNQELSANIVPDSLKTEYVGKKNNGVNLNAGQGKEQECENMNKDEARVETPSFRKSFSLESKMMEDLDDPFEDDFLVQELSDDNENVTHSDEVGAEKKALDTKILQWSVGKKGNIRSLLANLQFVLWPGNGWIPIPLVDLIEVNAVKRAYQKALLRIHPDKLQQNDATSHHKYTAEKVFDILQEAWDQFNALTPL; from the exons ATGGAGGAATACATGCACAGTAAAATACCAAACAAAAACTCAGAAAGTTTGGATTATGAAGATGTATTCGGGGGTCCGCCGAGGCGATTTTCGATGCAAGAAGTGAGAGTAAGACGCAGCCTCGGTGATCTACTGGCCTCTGAACATGGTGGAACACCATCAACCCTGAGACCGAAGGAGAAGCTCAGGTTTAGTGAGGCAAGTGTGGCGAGAAGGCCGAATCTGAGCAATAATTTCTTCGATGATATATTTAGAGGCGATGAGTCTTACAGTTCGCCAACGCGAACCCATCATGATTGGGAAAATTTGTTGGGCTCGAGTCAGAGTTGGAGGATCACGAGCCCTGCGATTAGAGCCGAGCTTTTTGGCACTTCACTACCTACTCAATCAAG TCTTCCAGCCAAATGGAGAAAAGCGGCGTTTTCTCCGTCTGTCTCTAAGAATCAGGGCCAGTTTGATGGTACCACAAATCAAATGGACACTACTCGTTCTTCAAGTTCGTCGTTTAGATTCTATCATCGAAGTCCCTTTGCTTCTTTTAGCAGCGAGGATTCGTCGTCCACTGCCACACCTGATCCCAATGACAATGTCCAAAGCTTGAAAAAAAATACCAACCCAATGGAATCTCCGGCAAGTGGTGATCGGTTCCATTTCTCGATATACAAATGGGCGGGCAGGGGAGTTCCAGTGCTCACGCCTCATATTGAGAGGAGTAACGTTAAAGAATCGAGCACAAATGATAAGTTTTCGCGCCCTAGTGGAAAGACTGAAGGTGAATTTACTCGGAAGGAATCACCGAAAGTGATGATGAATCAAGAGTTGTCGGCAAATATAGTGCCTGATTCCTTGAAAACAGAATATGTGGGAAAAAAGAATAATGGAGTGAACTTGAACGCAGGACAAGGGAAAGAACAA GAATGTGAAAATATGAACAAAGATGAAGCACGAGTTGAGACCCCAAGTTTTCGAA AATCGTTTAGCTTGGAGTCGAAGATGATGGAAGATTTGGATGACCCTTTTGAAGACGACTTCCTG GTCCAAGAATTGTCCGATGATAATGAAAATGTTACACACAGTGATGAAGTCGGTGCTGAAAAAAAA GCTTTAGATACTAAAATCCTTCAATGGTCAGTTGGGAAGAAAGGAAACATCCGTTCGCTGCTGGCGAATTTGCAATTT GTTCTTTGGCCTGGAAATGGTTGGATACCAATTCCCCTGGTTGATCTAATAGAGGTGAATGCAGTGAAAAGAGCGTATCAGAAAGCTTTGTTACGCATACATCCAGATAAGTTGCAGCAGAACGATGCTACTTCGCATCATAAGTATACAGCGGAGAAAGTTTTTGACATTCTACAG GAGGCGTGGGATCAGTTCAATGCACTTACCCCTCTTTAa
- the LOC140961698 gene encoding arabinosyltransferase RRA3-like, whose translation MAGGRKERSGQLSSRGSRIAAAIGIGVLAGCIFAFLFPHGFVSSKPPTEILPLSKSNLEVDSSSCESTEKINILKADLVKLSDKTVELKRTVRELNEKLRLAEQGKGRAQEQIMVLGEPHKAGPFGTVKGLRTNPTVVPDENVNPRLAKILAKVAVNKELIIAIANSNVKGMLEVWFTRIKKLGIPNYLVVALDDGILEFCKSNDVPVYQRDPDEAIDSVGKTGGNHAVSGLKFRILREFLQLGYGVLLSDIDIVYLQNPFDHLYRDSDVESMSDGHNNMTAYGYNDVFDEPSMGWARYAHTMRIWVYNSGFFYIRPTVPSIELLDRIANRLARENAWDQAVFNEELFFPSHPGYIGLHAAKRTMDHYLFMNSKVLFKTVRKDVNLKKHMPVIVHVNYHPDKLQRMKAVVEFYVNGKKDALDPFPDGSE comes from the exons ATGGCGGGTGGTCGGAAGGAGAGGAGCGGCCAATTGTCGAGCCGTGGATCTCGAATCGCTGCGGCAATTGGGATCGGGGTTTTGGCGGGATGCATCTTCGCATTCTTGTTCCCACATGGGTTTGTCTCCTCCAAGCCGCCTACTGAAATTCTTCCGCTCTCCAAGTCTAATCTGGAG GTTGATTCTTCTTCATGCGAATCAacggaaaaaataaatattctgaaagctgatttagTGAAGCTatctgacaagactgttgagcTGAAAAGGACAGTTAGAGAGTTGAATGAAAAGCTACGCTTGGCTGAGCAAGGAAAAGGTCGTGCACAAGAACAGATTATGGTATTGGGTGAACCACACAAAGCTGGACCTTTCGGTACTGTTAAAGGCTTGAGGACGAATCCAACTGTCGTTCCTGATGAAAATGTGAATCCAAGACTAGCAAAGATTTTGGCAAAGGTTGCTGTGAATAAAGAGCTTATAATTGCAATTGCCAATTCAAATGTCAAGGGGATGCTAGAGGTGTGGTTTACTAGAATTAAAAAACTGGGCATCCCAAATTATCTGGTAGTGGCATTAGATGATGGGATACTAGAGTTTTGCAAGTCAAATGACGTCCCCGTGTACCAAAGGGACCCTGATGAGGCTATTGATTCTGTGGGAAAAACAGGTGGTAACCATGCTGTCTCAGGACTGAAATTCCGAATCTTGAGGGAGTTTCTGCAGCTTGGTTATGGTGTACTGCTTTCAGATATCGATATAGTATACTTGCAGAATCCGTTCGACCATTTATACAGAGATTCTGACGTGGAGTCGATGTCTGATGGTCATAATAACATGACAGCTTATGGATACAACGACGTATTTGATGAACCTTCAATGGGTTGGGCTAGGTACGCTCACACAATGCGAATATGGGTGTATAATTCAGGTTTCTTCTATATCAGGCCTACAGTTCCTTCAATCGAGCTCTTGGATCGAATTGCTAATAGGCTTGCTCGAGAAAATGCTTGGGACCAAGCAGTTTTCAACGAAGAACTCTTCTTCCCGTCGCATCCTGGTTATATCGGTCTTCATGCGGCTAAGAGAACAATGGACCATTACCTCTTTATGAACAGTAAGGTCCTTTTCAAGACTGTCCGAAAAGATGTCAATTTGAAGAAGCACATGCCAGTTATTGTTCACGTAAATTACCACCCAGATAAACTTCAAAGAATGAAAGCTGTTGTCGAGTTTTATGTAAATGGCAAGAAGGATGCTCTCGACCCTTTCCCGGATGGGTCAGAATGA